Proteins found in one Campylobacter lari genomic segment:
- the secE gene encoding preprotein translocase subunit SecE: MEKLITYFKLSKAELSKVIWPLKEQVRNAYITVFVVVTVVSLFLALVDLIMSFSLSKIIG, translated from the coding sequence ATGGAAAAACTAATAACTTATTTTAAATTGTCAAAAGCTGAATTATCAAAAGTTATTTGGCCTTTGAAAGAGCAAGTTAGAAATGCTTATATTACAGTTTTTGTAGTTGTTACTGTTGTTTCATTATTTTTAGCATTGGTTGACTTGATTATGTCATTTTCATTATCTAAGATTATAGGATAA
- the tuf gene encoding elongation factor Tu translates to MAKEKFSRNKPHVNIGTIGHVDHGKTTLTAAISAVLSRRGLAELKDYDNIDNAPEEKERGITIATSHIEYETENRHYAHVDCPGHADYVKNMITGAAQMDGAILVVSAADGPMPQTREHILLSRQVGVPYIVVFMNKADMVDDAELLELVEMEIRELLSSYDFPGDDTPIISGSALQALEEAKAGQDGEWSKKILDLMAAVDEYIPTPARDTDKDFLMPIEDVFSISGRGTVVTGRIEKGVVKVGDTIEIVGIRETQSTTVTGVEMFRKEMDQGEAGDNVGVLLRGTKKEDVLRGMVLAKPKSITPHTDFEAEVYILNKDEGGRHTPFFNNYRPQFYVRTTDVTGSIQLAEGVEMVMPGENVRITVSLIAPVALEEGTRFAIREGGRTVGSGVVSKIIK, encoded by the coding sequence ATGGCTAAAGAAAAATTTTCACGTAATAAGCCTCACGTAAATATTGGTACTATTGGTCACGTTGACCACGGTAAAACTACTTTAACAGCTGCTATCTCTGCTGTTCTTTCAAGAAGAGGTTTGGCTGAGCTTAAAGATTATGATAATATCGACAATGCTCCTGAAGAAAAAGAGCGTGGTATTACTATTGCAACTTCTCACATTGAGTATGAAACAGAAAATCGTCACTACGCTCACGTAGACTGCCCAGGTCACGCTGACTATGTTAAAAATATGATTACTGGTGCTGCTCAAATGGACGGTGCTATTCTTGTTGTTTCTGCTGCAGATGGCCCAATGCCACAAACTAGAGAGCACATCTTACTTTCTCGTCAAGTAGGTGTACCATATATCGTTGTTTTCATGAACAAAGCTGATATGGTTGATGATGCTGAATTATTAGAATTAGTTGAAATGGAAATCAGAGAGTTATTAAGTTCTTATGACTTCCCAGGAGATGACACTCCAATTATTTCAGGTTCTGCTTTACAAGCCCTTGAAGAAGCAAAAGCTGGACAAGATGGTGAATGGTCTAAAAAAATCCTAGATCTTATGGCAGCAGTTGATGAGTATATCCCAACTCCAGCTCGTGATACAGATAAAGATTTCTTAATGCCAATCGAAGACGTATTCTCAATTTCAGGTCGTGGTACAGTTGTTACTGGTAGAATTGAAAAAGGTGTTGTTAAAGTTGGTGACACTATTGAAATCGTTGGTATTAGAGAAACACAAAGCACTACAGTAACTGGTGTTGAAATGTTTAGAAAAGAAATGGATCAAGGTGAAGCAGGTGATAACGTAGGTGTTCTTCTACGTGGTACTAAAAAAGAAGATGTTCTTCGTGGTATGGTTCTTGCTAAGCCAAAATCAATTACTCCACATACTGACTTTGAAGCAGAAGTTTATATTTTAAATAAAGATGAAGGTGGTCGTCATACTCCATTCTTTAACAACTATAGACCACAGTTCTATGTAAGAACAACAGATGTTACTGGTTCTATCCAACTTGCAGAAGGTGTTGAAATGGTTATGCCTGGTGAGAATGTTAGAATTACTGTAAGTCTTATTGCACCAGTTGCACTTGAAGAAGGTACTCGTTTTGCTATCCGTGAAGGTGGCCGTACTGTTGGTTCAGGTGTTGTATCTAAAATTATTAAATAA
- the rpoB gene encoding DNA-directed RNA polymerase subunit beta, producing the protein MLNSQSGNRLRIDFSNVPQQIDIPNLLQLQKKSFDYFLNLDAKNSESGIEKVFKSIFPIHDPQNRLSLEYVSSEVGKPKYTIRECMERGLTYSVNLKMKIRLTLHEKDEKTGEKIGIKDIKEQEIYIREIPLMTDRISFIINGVERVVVNQLHRSPGVIFKEEESSTVANKLVYTAQIIPDRGSWLYFEYDAKDVLYVRINKRRKVPITILFRALGYKKQDIIKLFYPIQTIHVKKDKFLTEFNPNDFLDRVEYDLKDEKGNVIHQAGKRMTKKKADQLVKDGVKWVEYPVEILTNRYLANPIINKETGEVLYDSLTLLDEGKLAKIKEEKQFDIANDLANGVDAAIINSFIQDNETLKLLKQTENIEDENDLAAIRIYKVMRPGEPVVKDAAKAFVNDLFFNPERYDLTKVGRMKMNHKLGLDTPEYVTVLTNEDIVKTAKYLIKVKNGRGHIDDRDHLGNRRIRSIGELLANELHVGLAKMQKSIRDKFTALNADIDKVMPYDLINPKTITVTIMEFFTGGQLSQFMDQTNPLSEVTHKRRLSALGEGGLVKERAGFEVRDVHATHYGRICPVETPEGQNIGLINTLSTYAKVNDLGFVEAPYKKVENGKVSNEIVYLTATQEEGLVIAAASTKIDEKGNIVEEFVEARQDGETILARREEVHLIDLCSGMIVGVAASLIPFLEHDDANRALMGSNMQRQAVPLLTAQAPIVGTGMEKIIARDAWEAIKAKRAGIVEKVDNKNIFILGEDENGPFIDHYKMEKNLRTNQNTTFIQHPIVKKGEFVQAGQIIADGPSMDQGELAIGKNALIAFMPWHGYNYEDAIVISEKILREDTFTSVHIYEKEVEARELKDGVEEITKDIPNVKEEDLAHLDESGIAKIGTHIKPGMILVGKVSPKGEVKPTPEERLLRAIFGEKAGHVVNKSLYATASLEGVVVDVKIFTKKGYEKDARAIKAYDDEKLNLEKEHHDRLLMMDREETLRVCSLLSKSPLNSDEEINGVKYKKGSKVEITELEKINRFALNSLVKAYSKEVQKEYDDLKNHFQNEKKKLKTEHDEKLEILEKDDILPSGVVKLVKVYIATKRKLKVGDKMAGRHGNKGIVSNIVPEVDMPYLPDGRPIDIALNPLGVPSRMNIGQILESHLGIVGMRLGDQIQEIFDRKQKDFVKELREKILEICSVSRLELEKKFVQTLNDEQLISYARDWAKGVKFATPVFEGVTVEEFGKLFEMAKIAMDGKSELYDGRTGEKMAERVHVGCMYMLKLHHLVDEKVHARSTGPYSLVTQQPVGGKALFGGQRFGEMEVWALEAYGAAHTLREMLTIKSDDVEGRFSAYKALTKGENVPATGIPETFFVLTNELKSLALDVEIFDKDENNE; encoded by the coding sequence ATGTTAAATTCACAATCAGGAAATCGTTTAAGAATAGACTTCTCGAATGTTCCACAACAAATAGACATTCCAAATTTATTACAATTACAAAAAAAGAGTTTTGATTATTTTTTAAATTTAGATGCAAAAAATTCAGAAAGCGGAATTGAAAAAGTATTTAAATCTATCTTTCCGATCCATGATCCGCAAAATAGATTAAGTTTAGAATATGTAAGTAGTGAAGTAGGTAAGCCTAAATATACCATTAGAGAGTGTATGGAAAGAGGTTTGACTTATTCTGTAAATTTAAAAATGAAAATCCGTTTAACTTTACATGAAAAAGATGAAAAAACGGGTGAGAAAATTGGTATAAAAGATATTAAAGAACAAGAAATTTATATTAGAGAAATTCCTTTAATGACAGATAGAATTTCTTTTATTATCAACGGAGTAGAAAGGGTTGTAGTTAATCAGCTTCATAGAAGTCCAGGTGTTATCTTCAAAGAAGAAGAAAGTTCTACTGTTGCAAATAAATTAGTATATACAGCTCAAATTATACCAGATCGTGGTTCTTGGCTTTATTTTGAATATGATGCTAAAGATGTACTTTATGTACGTATCAATAAAAGAAGAAAAGTGCCTATTACAATTTTATTTAGAGCGCTTGGTTATAAAAAACAAGATATTATAAAATTATTCTACCCTATACAAACTATTCATGTAAAAAAAGATAAATTCTTAACCGAATTTAATCCAAATGACTTTTTAGATAGAGTTGAATATGATTTAAAAGATGAAAAAGGTAATGTAATTCATCAAGCTGGTAAAAGAATGACAAAGAAAAAGGCTGATCAGCTTGTAAAAGATGGTGTTAAATGGGTTGAATATCCAGTTGAAATTTTAACAAATAGATATTTAGCTAATCCTATTATTAATAAAGAAACTGGTGAAGTTTTGTATGATTCTTTAACGCTATTAGATGAAGGAAAACTAGCAAAAATTAAAGAAGAAAAACAATTTGATATTGCAAATGATTTAGCTAATGGAGTAGATGCTGCTATTATTAATTCTTTCATTCAAGATAATGAAACTTTAAAGTTATTAAAACAAACAGAAAATATAGAAGATGAAAATGATTTAGCAGCTATTAGAATTTATAAAGTGATGAGACCGGGTGAGCCTGTAGTAAAAGATGCTGCAAAAGCTTTTGTGAATGATTTATTTTTTAATCCTGAAAGATATGATCTGACAAAAGTCGGTCGTATGAAAATGAACCATAAATTAGGTTTAGATACGCCTGAATACGTTACGGTTTTAACTAATGAGGACATAGTAAAAACTGCAAAATATTTAATTAAAGTAAAAAATGGTAGAGGTCATATTGATGATAGAGATCATTTAGGCAATCGTCGTATTAGATCAATCGGAGAGCTTTTAGCGAATGAACTTCATGTAGGTCTTGCTAAAATGCAAAAATCTATTAGAGATAAATTTACGGCTTTAAATGCAGATATTGATAAAGTAATGCCTTATGATTTGATCAATCCTAAAACCATTACTGTAACAATTATGGAATTTTTTACCGGTGGTCAATTATCTCAATTTATGGATCAAACAAACCCATTGAGTGAAGTAACTCACAAGCGTCGTTTATCTGCACTTGGTGAGGGTGGTTTAGTAAAAGAAAGAGCAGGTTTTGAAGTGCGTGATGTACACGCAACGCATTATGGAAGAATTTGTCCTGTTGAAACCCCAGAAGGTCAAAATATTGGTTTGATTAATACACTTTCAACTTATGCTAAAGTAAATGATTTGGGTTTTGTTGAAGCACCTTATAAGAAAGTAGAAAATGGTAAAGTAAGCAATGAAATCGTTTATTTAACCGCTACTCAAGAAGAAGGTTTAGTGATCGCAGCAGCTTCAACTAAAATTGATGAAAAAGGTAATATTGTTGAAGAATTTGTTGAAGCAAGACAAGATGGTGAAACAATCTTAGCAAGAAGAGAAGAGGTGCATTTGATTGACCTTTGTTCAGGTATGATAGTAGGGGTTGCAGCATCTTTAATTCCATTCTTAGAGCATGATGATGCAAACAGAGCCTTGATGGGTTCAAACATGCAACGTCAAGCAGTGCCTTTATTAACTGCACAAGCACCTATAGTAGGTACTGGTATGGAAAAAATCATTGCACGTGATGCTTGGGAAGCTATTAAAGCTAAAAGAGCAGGTATTGTAGAAAAAGTTGATAATAAAAATATTTTCATTTTGGGTGAAGATGAAAATGGTCCATTTATTGATCATTATAAAATGGAAAAAAATCTAAGAACTAACCAAAATACAACTTTTATTCAACATCCAATTGTAAAAAAAGGTGAATTTGTTCAAGCAGGTCAAATCATTGCAGATGGTCCAAGTATGGATCAAGGTGAGCTTGCTATTGGTAAAAATGCCTTAATCGCATTTATGCCATGGCATGGGTATAACTATGAAGATGCTATTGTAATTAGTGAGAAAATTTTACGCGAAGATACTTTTACTAGTGTTCATATTTATGAAAAAGAAGTAGAGGCTAGAGAGCTTAAAGATGGTGTAGAAGAAATTACAAAAGATATTCCAAATGTAAAAGAAGAGGATTTAGCACATCTTGATGAGAGTGGTATTGCTAAAATAGGAACCCATATTAAACCTGGTATGATTTTAGTGGGTAAAGTTTCACCTAAAGGCGAAGTAAAACCTACACCTGAAGAAAGATTATTAAGAGCTATTTTTGGTGAAAAAGCAGGACATGTTGTAAATAAATCTTTGTATGCAACTGCTTCATTAGAAGGTGTAGTTGTAGATGTGAAAATCTTTACTAAAAAAGGTTATGAAAAAGATGCGCGCGCTATAAAAGCTTATGATGATGAAAAATTAAACCTTGAAAAAGAACATCATGATAGACTTTTAATGATGGATAGAGAAGAAACTTTAAGAGTTTGTTCTTTGCTTTCTAAGTCACCTTTAAATTCAGATGAAGAAATAAATGGTGTTAAATATAAAAAGGGTTCTAAAGTAGAAATTACGGAATTAGAAAAAATCAATCGTTTTGCATTAAATTCTTTAGTTAAAGCTTATTCTAAAGAAGTGCAAAAAGAATATGATGATTTAAAAAATCATTTCCAAAACGAGAAGAAAAAGCTTAAAACAGAGCATGATGAAAAATTAGAAATTTTAGAAAAAGATGATATTTTACCAAGTGGGGTAGTAAAACTTGTTAAAGTTTATATTGCAACTAAGAGAAAATTAAAAGTTGGGGATAAAATGGCAGGACGCCATGGAAATAAAGGTATTGTATCTAATATCGTTCCAGAAGTTGATATGCCATATTTACCTGATGGAAGACCTATTGATATAGCTTTAAATCCTCTAGGAGTTCCAAGCCGTATGAATATAGGACAAATTCTTGAAAGTCACTTAGGGATTGTTGGTATGAGGCTAGGTGATCAAATTCAAGAAATTTTTGATAGAAAACAAAAAGATTTTGTAAAAGAATTACGCGAAAAAATTCTTGAAATTTGTAGTGTATCTAGACTTGAACTAGAAAAGAAATTTGTGCAAACTTTAAATGATGAGCAACTTATTTCTTATGCTAGGGATTGGGCTAAAGGGGTAAAATTTGCTACTCCTGTATTTGAGGGTGTAACGGTTGAAGAATTTGGTAAGCTTTTTGAAATGGCTAAAATAGCTATGGATGGAAAAAGCGAACTTTATGATGGAAGAACTGGTGAAAAAATGGCAGAGCGTGTACATGTTGGATGTATGTATATGCTTAAATTACACCACTTAGTAGATGAAAAAGTTCACGCAAGAAGTACTGGACCTTATAGTCTTGTAACACAACAACCAGTTGGTGGTAAGGCTTTATTTGGTGGACAAAGATTTGGTGAGATGGAGGTTTGGGCTCTTGAAGCTTATGGAGCAGCTCATACTTTAAGGGAAATGTTAACCATAAAATCTGATGATGTTGAAGGTAGATTTAGTGCTTATAAAGCTTTAACAAAAGGTGAGAATGTTCCAGCAACAGGTATTCCAGAGACATTCTTTGTACTTACAAATGAATTAAAATCTCTTGCTTTAGATGTTGAGATTTTTGATAAGGATGAGAATAATGAGTAA
- the nusG gene encoding transcription termination/antitermination protein NusG — translation MMNHKWYAIQTYAGSEMAVKRAIENLVRDHGIQEQLLEVIVPTEDVIEFKNGKEKISERSLYSGYVFANIDLSTELWHKIQSLPKVGRFIGESKKPTPLSEKDINLILEKVKNKAAPKPKISFDKEESVRITEGPFANFVGIVEEYDMVRGVLKLNVSIFGRSTPVEILYSQVEKIV, via the coding sequence ATAATGAATCATAAATGGTATGCAATTCAAACTTATGCAGGTAGTGAAATGGCTGTAAAAAGAGCCATAGAAAATTTAGTTAGAGATCATGGAATTCAAGAGCAATTGCTAGAAGTGATTGTTCCAACTGAAGATGTGATCGAATTTAAAAATGGTAAAGAAAAAATAAGCGAAAGAAGTTTGTATTCAGGCTATGTATTTGCCAATATTGACTTATCAACAGAACTTTGGCATAAAATTCAATCTTTGCCAAAAGTTGGTCGTTTTATAGGGGAAAGTAAAAAACCAACCCCATTGAGTGAAAAAGATATCAATCTTATTTTAGAAAAGGTGAAAAATAAAGCAGCACCTAAACCTAAAATTTCATTTGATAAAGAAGAAAGTGTAAGAATAACCGAAGGTCCTTTTGCAAACTTTGTAGGTATTGTAGAAGAATATGATATGGTTAGAGGAGTTTTAAAGCTAAATGTTTCAATATTTGGTAGATCAACTCCAGTAGAGATCTTATACTCTCAAGTTGAAAAAATAGTTTGA
- the rpmG gene encoding 50S ribosomal protein L33, with protein MRIKVGLKCEECGDINYSTFKNSKNTTEKLELKKYCPRLKKHTVHKEVKLKS; from the coding sequence ATGAGAATTAAAGTTGGTTTGAAATGTGAAGAGTGCGGTGATATTAATTACAGTACTTTTAAAAATAGCAAAAATACAACTGAAAAATTAGAATTAAAAAAATATTGTCCAAGATTAAAAAAACATACAGTTCATAAAGAAGTTAAATTAAAAAGTTAA
- the rplJ gene encoding 50S ribosomal protein L10, translating into MTKSQKVELVSKLEEGFKASEAVVVCNYKGLNTKKLEELRNNAREMDVKVQIIKNTLASIALKNAGKDGMELKDTNIYLWGEDQLNVSKVADKFSEANQAFEIKTAFIEGEVASVDKVKALAKMPSRNELLAMLLQVWNAPITNFTIGLNALKEKKEAE; encoded by the coding sequence ATGACTAAAAGCCAAAAAGTTGAACTTGTTTCTAAACTTGAAGAAGGTTTTAAAGCTAGTGAAGCTGTTGTAGTTTGTAACTATAAGGGTTTAAACACTAAAAAACTTGAAGAGTTAAGAAATAATGCGAGAGAAATGGATGTTAAAGTTCAAATTATTAAAAATACTTTAGCAAGTATTGCTCTTAAAAATGCCGGCAAAGATGGAATGGAACTTAAAGATACTAATATTTATCTTTGGGGTGAAGACCAATTAAATGTTTCAAAAGTTGCTGATAAATTTAGCGAAGCTAATCAAGCATTTGAGATCAAAACTGCATTTATCGAAGGCGAAGTTGCTTCTGTAGATAAAGTTAAAGCTTTAGCTAAAATGCCTTCTCGCAATGAATTACTTGCTATGCTTTTGCAAGTTTGGAATGCACCAATCACCAATTTCACAATTGGATTAAATGCATTAAAAGAAAAAAAAGAAGCTGAATAA
- the rplK gene encoding 50S ribosomal protein L11, translated as MAKKVVGEIKLQIAATKANPSPPVGPALGQQGVNIMEFCKAFNERTKDMAGFNIPVVITVYADKSFTFITKQPPATDLIKKAAGISKGADNPLKNKVGKLTKAQVLEIVDKKIADMNTKDREQAAKIIMGSARSMGVEIVD; from the coding sequence ATGGCTAAAAAAGTCGTAGGAGAAATAAAATTACAAATAGCTGCTACTAAGGCTAATCCATCACCTCCAGTTGGTCCTGCTTTGGGTCAACAAGGTGTTAATATTATGGAATTTTGTAAAGCATTTAATGAAAGAACAAAAGATATGGCTGGTTTTAATATTCCAGTTGTTATTACTGTTTATGCAGATAAAAGCTTTACATTTATCACAAAACAACCACCAGCTACAGATTTAATCAAAAAAGCTGCGGGTATTTCTAAAGGTGCAGACAATCCTTTAAAAAACAAAGTAGGTAAATTAACTAAAGCACAAGTTTTAGAAATTGTTGATAAAAAAATAGCTGATATGAACACAAAAGATAGAGAGCAAGCTGCTAAGATTATTATGGGTTCTGCTCGTTCTATGGGTGTTGAAATCGTAGATTAA
- the rplA gene encoding 50S ribosomal protein L1, with amino-acid sequence MSKNTKRFTELLKKIDSNKNYLMDEAISIVKTLASAKFDETVEIALKLNVDPRHADQMVRGSVVLPCGTGKKVRVAVIAKDAKADEAKNAGADIVGSDDLVEEIQKGNMNFDVLIATPNLMGLVGKVGRILGPKGLMPNPKTGTVTMDVAQAVNNAKNGQVNFRVDKQGNIHAGLGKVSFTQEQLKENMTAFVKAINKHKPAAAKGRYIKNASLSLTMSPSLSLDTQELLDTK; translated from the coding sequence ATGTCTAAAAATACTAAAAGATTTACAGAATTATTAAAAAAAATTGATTCAAATAAAAATTATTTAATGGATGAAGCAATAAGCATAGTTAAAACTCTTGCCTCTGCTAAATTTGATGAAACAGTTGAAATTGCTTTAAAATTGAATGTTGATCCAAGACATGCAGATCAAATGGTAAGAGGTAGTGTAGTTTTACCTTGTGGTACAGGTAAAAAAGTGCGTGTTGCTGTTATAGCAAAAGATGCAAAAGCTGATGAGGCAAAAAATGCTGGTGCTGATATAGTTGGTAGTGATGATTTAGTAGAAGAAATTCAAAAAGGAAATATGAATTTTGATGTCTTAATTGCTACTCCAAATTTGATGGGTTTAGTTGGTAAAGTAGGTCGTATTTTAGGACCTAAAGGTTTGATGCCAAATCCTAAGACAGGTACTGTAACAATGGATGTTGCACAAGCTGTGAATAATGCTAAAAATGGTCAAGTTAACTTCCGTGTTGATAAACAAGGAAATATCCATGCAGGTTTAGGTAAAGTTAGTTTTACTCAAGAGCAATTAAAAGAAAATATGACAGCATTTGTAAAAGCTATTAATAAACACAAACCAGCGGCTGCAAAAGGAAGATATATTAAAAATGCTAGTCTTTCTTTAACTATGAGTCCTTCTCTTTCTCTTGATACTCAAGAATTACTTGATACAAAATAA
- the rplL gene encoding 50S ribosomal protein L7/L12, translating into MAITKEDVLEFISNLSVLELSELVKEFEEKFGVSAAPVMVAGAAVAGAAGGAAEEKTEFDIVLQDGGDKKINVIKVVRALTGLGLKEAKDAVEQTPSVLKEGVSKAEAEEAKKQLEEAGAKVELK; encoded by the coding sequence ATGGCAATTACTAAAGAAGATGTATTAGAATTTATTTCTAACCTAAGTGTTCTTGAGCTTTCAGAATTAGTAAAAGAATTTGAAGAAAAATTTGGTGTTTCTGCTGCTCCAGTTATGGTTGCAGGTGCTGCTGTTGCAGGTGCTGCTGGCGGTGCTGCTGAAGAAAAAACTGAATTTGATATCGTATTACAAGATGGTGGTGATAAAAAAATCAACGTAATTAAAGTTGTTCGTGCATTAACTGGTCTTGGATTAAAAGAAGCAAAAGACGCAGTTGAGCAAACTCCATCAGTTCTTAAAGAAGGTGTTAGCAAAGCTGAAGCTGAAGAAGCTAAAAAGCAACTTGAGGAAGCTGGCGCTAAGGTTGAGCTTAAATAA